Genomic DNA from Hymenobacter jejuensis:
GCCGCATCGAAAAGGCCCGCCAAAACTATCCGGCTGCCATCGACTATTTCCGCAAGGCCCGCGCTACAGTGCAGGACTTCGCTTTCGCCGACGAGCTGGCCGATCTCTACCTGCTTAACCACGAGCCGGATAAGGCCCATGCAATGGCTCAGGAATCCATCAGGATGTTGGCTGCGGCTGCCAAAGATGCTGACAACAACGAGCTAATGGGCCACTACGCCGACCGCGAACTGGCGTATGCCTACCTCAAAACTCATGAGTTGGATCAGGCCCTAGAACATGCCAAAATCGAGTACGACCGCCGCCCCGATAACATCGACGTCGAGGAAACCCTGGCTTGGGTACACTATAAGCGCGGAGAATACGGGCAAGCCAACGCTCTGATTCGTAGGGCATTGCGAACCAACTCGCAAAACCCGGTGCTGCTCTGTCGTGCCGGGCTGATTGCAAGCAAAAGTGGCCAGCCGGACGAAGGCCAACGCCTGATTCGTAAGGCGCTGGCTATCAACCCCTTCCTAAATATAGACTTGGCCGACGAAGGCAAGAAGCTGTTAGCCACTAACTGATTTTCGGCGCGGATCATCATGTTTACTCGCAACTCATTCGCTATGAGCCGTTTAACTTTCCCGTTGGCTGTAGCGATGCTGCTGCCCCACGTGGCAGCGGCACATATACTGGACGTAGACCTGAGCAAGCTTTCGCGCGCCGACATCATCTGGACGTACACCAAGCTCGGCTACATGCACATCCTGCCCTTGGGCCTCGATCATATATTGTTTATACTCAGTATCTTCTTTCTGGAGCCCCGCCTCAAGCCAGTGCTCTGGCAGGCTACGGCTTTCACCGTGGCCCATTCCATCACGTTGGGGCTAGCCCTGTACGGGCTGATCACCCCGCCCACGGCCATCGTGGAGCCGGTTATTGCCTTATCTATCCTGTTTGTAGCCCTCGAAAACATCTTCACCGACCGACT
This window encodes:
- a CDS encoding HupE/UreJ family protein; the protein is MSRLTFPLAVAMLLPHVAAAHILDVDLSKLSRADIIWTYTKLGYMHILPLGLDHILFILSIFFLEPRLKPVLWQATAFTVAHSITLGLALYGLITPPTAIVEPVIALSILFVALENIFTDRLNPWRVAVVFGFGLIHGMGFASALTSLGLPRALFFQSLVSFNIGVELGQVTVIVLAWLLVGYWAGAKPWYKARVVVPASVAIGLIAAYWTVERVFS